One genomic window of Peteryoungia desertarenae includes the following:
- the purU gene encoding formyltetrahydrofolate deformylase, translating to MTPFVLTVSCPSTRGIVAAISGYLADQGCNIVDSSQFDDLHTGQFFMRVSFISEEGAAQAKLEKGFVAVAEKFDMNWNLYDAAQRMKVLLMVSRFGHCLNDLLYRWKIGALPIDIVGVVSNHFDYQKVVVNHDIPFHHIKVTKENKPEAEARIMDLVEQTGTELIVLARYMQVLSDDMCRKMSGKVINIHHSFLPSFKGANPYKQAFERGVKLIGATAHYVTADLDEGPIIEQDVARITHAQSAEDYVSIGRDVESQVLARAIHAHIHHRTFINGNRTVVFPASPGSYASERMG from the coding sequence ATGACGCCGTTTGTATTGACCGTATCTTGCCCGTCCACTCGTGGCATTGTTGCTGCGATCTCGGGTTATCTGGCCGACCAGGGCTGCAACATCGTCGACTCGTCCCAGTTCGACGATCTTCATACCGGACAGTTCTTCATGCGCGTCTCTTTCATCTCGGAGGAAGGCGCAGCGCAAGCCAAACTCGAAAAGGGCTTCGTGGCCGTCGCCGAGAAGTTCGACATGAACTGGAACCTATATGACGCAGCCCAGCGCATGAAGGTGCTGCTGATGGTGTCGCGTTTCGGCCACTGCCTGAACGACCTGCTCTATCGCTGGAAGATCGGCGCGCTCCCAATCGACATCGTCGGCGTCGTCTCGAACCACTTCGACTATCAGAAGGTCGTCGTGAACCACGATATCCCCTTCCACCACATCAAGGTGACCAAGGAGAACAAGCCGGAAGCCGAAGCCCGCATTATGGATCTGGTCGAGCAGACGGGCACCGAGCTCATCGTTCTCGCCCGCTACATGCAGGTTCTCTCCGACGACATGTGCCGCAAGATGTCGGGCAAAGTCATCAACATTCACCACTCCTTCCTGCCGAGCTTCAAGGGTGCCAACCCCTACAAGCAGGCCTTCGAGCGCGGCGTGAAGCTGATTGGGGCAACCGCCCACTACGTGACCGCCGACCTCGATGAAGGTCCGATCATCGAACAGGATGTTGCCCGCATCACCCATGCGCAGTCGGCGGAAGACTATGTCTCAATCGGCCGCGATGTCGAAAGCCAGGTCTTGGCACGCGCGATCCACGCCCATATCCACCACCGGACCTTCATCAACGGCAACCGCACGGTCGTCTTCCCGGCAAGCCCCGGCTCCTATGCCTCCGAGCGCATGGGGTGA
- a CDS encoding Gfo/Idh/MocA family protein encodes MMGLGVGLIGSGYMGKCHALAWTSVATVFPDVRRPRLVALADATPELARQQAEAFGFSRGTGDWRDLISDPAIDVVSIAAPNQFHADMAVAALEAGKHVWCEKPMATSLKDATRMRDAARLSGKTAILGYNYIQNPMIRHARKLIAEGRIGDVNHIRLEMDEDYMADPAEPFYWKSEKKSGYGALDDFAVHPLSLLAVLHGRITSVVADMAKPYPDRPANNGGRRNVENHDIAQALFRTELGASGVLMVNRSAWGRKGRIALQIFGSRGSILYDQERMNELQIYMTEDPADLQGYRTILAAPPHPPYREFVPAPGHGLGFNELKVIECHELLQAISGEHDAYVIDFERGLEIERTVHAAAQSLEAGAWINVESISPQ; translated from the coding sequence GTGATGGGACTGGGTGTGGGGTTGATTGGTTCTGGCTACATGGGCAAATGCCATGCTCTTGCATGGACTTCTGTAGCGACGGTCTTTCCAGACGTCCGCCGTCCGCGGCTCGTCGCACTCGCCGATGCAACCCCGGAACTTGCGCGACAGCAGGCTGAGGCATTTGGTTTCAGCCGAGGGACAGGAGATTGGCGCGACCTGATTTCCGATCCCGCAATCGATGTAGTCTCCATCGCGGCCCCGAACCAGTTTCACGCAGATATGGCAGTGGCAGCATTGGAAGCTGGCAAACATGTCTGGTGCGAAAAGCCGATGGCAACATCTCTCAAAGATGCTACCCGCATGCGAGATGCAGCAAGACTCTCAGGCAAGACGGCGATCCTCGGCTACAACTACATCCAGAACCCCATGATCCGGCATGCGCGCAAACTGATTGCCGAAGGCAGGATCGGCGACGTCAATCACATCCGACTCGAGATGGATGAAGATTATATGGCCGATCCGGCCGAGCCCTTCTACTGGAAGAGTGAAAAGAAATCCGGATACGGCGCACTCGATGACTTCGCAGTTCACCCGCTTTCGCTGCTGGCCGTCCTCCATGGACGCATCACCTCCGTCGTCGCCGACATGGCTAAACCCTATCCAGACAGGCCGGCCAATAATGGTGGTCGTCGCAATGTCGAGAACCACGACATCGCCCAGGCTCTGTTTAGGACTGAGCTAGGCGCTTCGGGTGTGCTGATGGTCAACCGTTCAGCCTGGGGCAGGAAAGGTCGAATTGCGCTACAGATCTTCGGCTCCAGGGGATCAATCCTCTACGATCAGGAGCGGATGAACGAGCTGCAGATCTATATGACCGAAGATCCGGCTGATCTTCAGGGCTACCGTACGATACTCGCGGCACCGCCCCATCCGCCCTATCGCGAGTTTGTCCCTGCACCGGGTCATGGTTTAGGCTTCAACGAACTAAAGGTGATTGAGTGCCATGAGCTGCTCCAGGCGATCTCTGGCGAACACGACGCCTATGTCATCGACTTCGAACGTGGCCTGGAAATAGAGCGGACAGTGCATGCGGCGGCACAATCGCTAGAAGCTGGCGCGTGGATCAACGTCGAGTCCATAAGCCCGCAATAA